Proteins encoded within one genomic window of Aspergillus nidulans FGSC A4 chromosome VII:
- a CDS encoding putative MFS lactose permease (transcript_id=CADANIAT00008209), with the protein MERRTYGFETTISRDADKGVFSVNNAALHMATLRVKPRLLTKRMLKLYWCIGVAMLNSCINGYNGSLMGSINSYRQYREYFGFDLEEGTSTTGIVYAIYTIGNIVGSFFAGPFTDFRGRRMGMAIGALWIIAGTIVQATCHNLGGFMAGRFLLGFGVATSATAGPAYVSEMAHPAYRGAMTGLYNVLWFGGGIPGTFIPWRTSTIDGTQSWRIPVWLQMVFSGLVLLLCFTIPESPRWLISCDRHEAAIRVLAEYHGEGDRNSPLVQLEYREMLEDISNVGADKRWWDYRELFDSRETRYRSMLVVFMAFFGQWSGNGPVSYYYPQMLAGAGISSNHTRLLLQGLQNIVQFTGAIFGALITDRVGRRPQLLVSTSIIVFLFVIITALNATNVQVAGDGGGVVAKSSVTARAQIAMIFIFGFVYSAGWTPNQAMYPVECLRYESRAKGMGMNNFFINIASFYNTFVTGIAFTRIGWKYYFLFIFWCTFEVLIIYFLFVETSKRTLEELTVIFQQKRPVQASLDKEEIFVSGDEIVEVRSW; encoded by the exons ATGGAGAGACGCACGTATGGATTCGAGACGACCATCTCCAGAGACGCCGATAAGGGCGTCTTCAGTGTCAACAATGCAGCGCTCCACATGGCTACACTCCGTGTGAAGCCGCGGCTTCTCACCAAGAGGATGCTAAAG CTCTACTGGTGTATCGGCGTGGCGATGCTCAACTCGTGTATAAATGGCTACAACGGTTCGCTCATGGGGTCGATAAACAGCTACAGACAGTACCGCGAGTACTTTGGTTTcgatctggaagagggaaCCTCGACGACAGGCATCGTGTATGCCATCTACACAATCGGGAATATCGTTGGTTCGTTCTTTGCCGGCCCGTTTACGGATTTTCGAG GTCGCCGCATGGGCATGGCTATCGGCGCCCTCTGGATCATAGCCGGCACCATCGTGCAAGCAACATGCCACAACCTCGGCGGATTCATGGCCGGCCGGTTCCTGCTCGGTTTTGGCGTCGCAACCTCTGCCACAGCAGGGCCCGCATATGTATCGGAAATGGCGCACCCGGCGTACCGCGGCGCAATGACGGGCTTGTACAATGTGCTGTGGTTTGGCGGCGGGATCCCAGGGACGTTCATCCCCTGGCGCACCAGCACGATTGACGGGACACAGAGTTGGCGCATCCCGGTCTGGTTGCAGATGGTGTTTTCCGGGCTCGTCTTGCTGCTCTGTTTTACGATACCCGAG AGCCCCCGCTGGCTTATCTCCTGCGACAGACACGAGGCTGCGATCCGCGTGCTCGCCGAATATCATGGTGAGGGTGACCGAAACTCGCCCCTCGTGCAGCTTGAGTACCGCGAGATGCTCGAGGATATCTCCAACGTCGGTGCTGACAAGCGGTGGTGGGACTACCGGGAGCTTTTTGATAGTCGAGAGACGCGGTACCGGTCTATGCTCGTTGTGTTCATGG CCTTCTTCGGCCAATGGTCTGGCAATGGCCCGGTCTCCTACTACTACCCGCAAATGCTCGCGGGCGCAGGCATATCCTCAAACCACACACGGCTCCTGCTGCAAGGTCTGCAGAATATCGTACAATTCACCGGCGCAATCTTTGGCGCCCTGATCACCGACCGCGTCGGGCGTCGTCCACAGCTCCTCGTATCAACATCGATcattgtcttcctcttcgtgaTCATCACCGCGCTGAACGCGACAAACGTCCAAGTTGCcggagacggcggcggaGTCGTCGCAAAGAGCAGCGTCACGGCGCGCGCGCAGATCGCGATGATTTTCATCTTTGGGTTCGTGTATTCGGCCGGGTGGACGCCGAATCAGGCGATGTACCCTGTGGAGTGTCTGCGGTATGAGAGCCGGGCAAAGGGTATGGGAATGAATAAC TTTttcatcaacatcgcctCCTTCTATAACACCTTTGTGACAGGAATCGCCTTCACGCGGATTGGGTGGAAGTATTATTTCCTCTTTATATTCTGGTGCACGTTTGAAGTGTTGATAATCTATTTCCTATTTGTGGAGACAAGTAAGCGTACACTGGAGGAGTTGACGGTGATCTTTCAACAAAAACGACCTGTGCAGGCGAGTCTGGATAAGGAGGAGATTTTCGTCTCGGGAGACGAGATTGTAGAGGTTAGGAGTTGGTAG
- a CDS encoding uncharacterized protein (transcript_id=CADANIAT00008210), with product MFWALTDTKYAGKRRYSTGQAFAKMLPQFLQGSYARYKADTNIFATWLLEAANQCGYQPSSLFASVPTAKKSQQKGKNNASDAEPLHYRATIKDLQKLAEVIASSALTVPEPVLTIAKRAIRLRKVVTSWFLGHGDTTSNERHAHFITVLERICETLEWKSSQSTRPDINHPLPTPEAQSDDANVDGFLNRFAVLTVEEPQDTEEAQATPVGSKKVVKVTVVEDNNEAEDSYFGLLFFKTLCLLRDLENMRRFISITWSEYRDKKIDLMNAAIVTDSALQLARELVEEVEADWHTSLTGKEDNVQNIVYNYAVLTRGSSAAPSREIGLPYNKNMADIAEWCYVPTMVVLESFAKVLQVNHQPVFKKGSFGTYDPKMDRERMSLGQKFNEDQTILFSILPEFCMVNRFGIQMPVQDAVTRGVVEFIKTKKVTLWLCFASQIFLDVHHTMRHSTLGAFEDLRMSGLRIQKTIDDYLQLSKTHPQPRFWPKEGDEEIRNISSTVQSWIIQDRFLDIRVQTKLDRIGPPPEKHALFSQHAILCGLILFHLNTRMQFVGQQLLNQWYDVQQLAFLHNLVIKSPAHKNLRWPDMDAFIKIHGESHIFIGSRPGDAVESLKRLELVTGISSVANFARDSRSRRFHNPNGKHARSLKPTTTVANLFFTKYVEGTEEGAGIVDFDRVLDELSQKSKLGASTEGIQRADPQSIITRKWSNTHNIDTLQLLAFLKAKLFEEEPIILYNYFGMHKRSVELLRLIRDKEHQKFVQYFTSVYLPDESFISNIVILIHHVVQGSAQNARAMGLASGGVEVGSRILISAGDVMREYLKKNGDLACKELRVFCKNKKPIQDDAYDESESDELVHSWLSLEDVLGPKGVASLMTGIQIA from the exons ATGTTTTGGGCCCTGACCGATACCAAATACGCAGGAAAGCGCCGGTATTCTACTGGACAAGCGT TCGCCAAGATGTTACCTCAATTCTTGCAGGGAAGTTACGCCCGCTACAAAGCAGATACAAACATATTTGCAACATGGCTACTGGAGGCAGCTAACCAATGTGGCTATCAACCATCTTCCCTCTTTGCTAGTGTTCCTACGGCGAAAAAGAGTCAACAGAAAGGCAAAAACAATGCCTCAGATGCAGAACCACTTCATTATCGTGCGACTATCAAAGATTTGCAGAAGCTGGCCGAGGTGATCGCCAGTTCTGCTCTCACAGTGCCCGAGCCGGTTCTCACGATCGCGAAACGCGCCATCAGACTTAGAAAAGTTGTCACTTCCTGGTTCCTGGGCCACGGCGACACCACGAGCAACGAGCGGCATGCTCATTTCATCACTGTGCTGGAGCGGATCTGTGAGACGCTAGAATGGAAGTCCAGTCAGTCCACGAGGCCAGACATTAATCACCCATTGCCGACACCTGAGGCTCAAAGTGACGACGCCAATGTTGACGGGTTTCTTAATAGATTCGCTGTTCTCACGGTGGAGGAACCCCAGGATACTGAGGAAGCTCAAGCGACACCGGTGGGATCGAAGAAGGTCGTTAAAGTGACTGTTGTTGAAGACAACAATGAGGCAGAAGACTCATACTTTGGTCTATTGTTCTTCAAGACCCTCTGCCTACTTCGAGACTTGGAAAATATGCGAAGATTCATTTCCATCACCTGGTCGGAGTATCGAGATAAGAAAATCGACCTGATGAACGCTGCTATCGTGACGGACAGTGCTTTACAACTTGCCCGAGAACTTGTGGAGGAAGTGGAGGCTGACTGGCACACTTCTCTTACGGGAAAAGAGGATAATGTGCAGAATATTGTCTACAATTACGCTGTTCTTACCCGCGGCAGTTCTGCGGCTCCATCTAGGGAAATCGGTCTGCCGTACAACAAAAACATGGCCGATATAGCCGAGTGGTGCTATGTGCCAACCATGGTTGTGCTTGAGTCCTTCGCAAAAGTTCTCCAGGTCAATCATCAGCCTGTCTTCAAAAAGGGCTCCTTCGGCACTTATGATCCTAAAATGGACAGAGAGCGGATGTCCTTGGGCCAGAAATTCAACGAAGATCAAACGATCCTTTTTTCGATTCTGCCAGAATTCTGCATGGTCAATAGGTTCGGAATCCAGATGCCTGTTCAGGACGCGGTCACTCGAGGCGTTGTTGAGTTTATCAAGACTAAAAAGGTTACTTTGTGGCTTTGCTTCGCCTCCCAGATCTTTCTGGACGTTCATCATACTATGCGGCACAGTACACTGGGTGCTTTTGAAGACCTCCGAATGTCGGGACTTCGCATCCAGAAGACTATCGATGACTACCTGCAACTGTCGAAAACGCATCCTCAGCCGAGATTCTGGCCAAAAGAGGGTGACGAGGAGATTCGGAATATCAGTTCAACCGTGCAATCATGGATCATACAAGATCGGTTTCTTGATATTCGAGTCCAGACTAAACTCGACAGAATTGGGCCCCCGCCTGAAAAGCATGCACTTTTCTCGCAGCACGCTATTCTCTGCGGCTTAATTCTATTTCACCTCAATACCCGAATGCAGTTTGTTGGTCAGCAGCTCCTTAATCAATGGTACGACGTTCAACAATTGGCCTTCCTGCACAACCTTGTCATTAAGTCTCCAGCGCATAAAAACCTGAGGTGGCCTGATATGGATGCTTTCATCAAGATCCATGGCGAATCTCACATTTTCATTGGTTCGCGGCCAGGGGACGCCGTTGAATCGCTGAAGCGGCTTGAGTTGGTCACTGGCATCTCTTCTGTTGCCAATTTTGCCCGAGAttccaggagcagaagattTCATAACCCCAATGGCAAGCATGCCCGCTCGCTCAAGCCGACCACCACAGTCGCGAACCTGTTTTTCACCAAGTATGTTGAGGGTACCGAGGAAGGTGCTGGAATTGTAGACTTTGACAGGGTCCTGGACGAACTTTCGCAGAAATCGAAGCTTGGAGCATCAACTGAGGGCATTCAGAGAGCCGATCCGCAATCCATCATCACCCGAAAGTGGTCTAATACCCACAATATTGACACACTACAGCTTCTTGCCTTCCTGAAGGCCAAGCTATTCGAAGAAGAGCCTATCATTCTGTACAACTACTTCGGCATGCACAAACGCTCTGTCGAGTTACTTAGACTAATACGAGACAAAGAGCACCAGAAGTTCGTCCAATATTTCACGTCGGTGTATCTTCCTGATGAGAGTTTCATTTCGAACATTGTCATCCTGATTCACCACGTTGTACAAGGCTCAGCCCAGAACGCACGTGCAATGGGGCTTGCATCTGGCGGAGTTGAGGTGGGAAGCCGCATTCTCATAAGCGCTGGCGACGTGATGCGGGAATACCTAAAGAAGAATGGGGATTTGGCATGCAAAGAGCTGAGAGTGTTCTGCAAGAACAAAAAGCCGATTCAAGATGATGCTTATGATGAGAGCGAATCGGATGAACTGGTGCATTCTTGGCTCAGTCTGGAGGACGTCCTGGGTCCCAAGGGTGTAGCCTCGCTCATGACCGGGATCCAGATAGCGTAG
- a CDS encoding uncharacterized protein (transcript_id=CADANIAT00008211), which produces MAQVCTPESLYGYDHAYKIADQSTLDTIASECTSINGSIYIMSNYTGPFYLPNIRNISGDVHWYADTSYLYDSISFPDLEHINGSLDLQAGYNLRNISAPKLNLVGRLVQVDYAHDVDLRSLQHAEYASIFGNLSSLRLDSLQSINRTLKICNKDSCSSSLSPVTSLELYLLSLESSTYIELEGRISTLVVPELTSVVGLETSPALQSSEGFQLTTAGGPPLNLVFPRLDTVYGRFQVSGNIASLSMPKMIDTNMTLEVNAVNLPSLRRASDGIYIYSDMALDCDAIEEEIFRNVSISNGSKTCSAKEAEPESHGLSTGDKAGIGIGSGFAGIIIFVLIPLYIRHRKKEKERLKAVSEVELMPPSYQAAQQDRASLPEYSPGEHRPVASPRGT; this is translated from the exons ATGGCCCAGGTTTGCACCCCAGAGTCATTATATGGTTATGATCATGCCTACAAAATCGCCGATCAATCCACTCTTGATACTATAGCCAGCGAATGTACAAGTATAAATGGTAGCATTTATATCATGAGCAACTACACCGGTCCTTTCTACTTACCCAATATCCGGAACATCAGCGGTGATGTTCATTGGTACGCAGACACTTCGTACCTATATGA CTCAATCTCGTTTCCAGATCTCGAGCACATAAATGGCAGCCTGGATCTCCAGGCTGGATATAATCTGAGAAACATTTCGGCGCCGAAATTGAATTTGGTCGGTCGTTTGGTTCAAGTGGACTACGCCCACGATGTGGATTTGAGGTCACTCCAGCATGCAGAGTATGCGTCTATCTTTGGAAATCTTTCGAG CTTGCGACTTGACTCATTACAATCGATCAATCGGACTCTGAAGATCTGTAATAAGGACAGCTGCAGTAGCAGCCTATCGCCAGTGACGTCTTTAGAGCTATATCTTTTGTCGCTCGAATCGTCAACCTATATAGAGCTGGAAGGAAGGATATCAAC TTTAGTTGTACCGGAGTTAACCAGCGTTGTAGGCTTGGAAACTTCACCAGCGTTGCAATCATCTGAGGGGTTTCAATTGACGACGGCCGGTGGACCACCGCTCAACCTGGTATTCCCTCGCCTTGACACTGTCTATGGACGCTTCCAAGTAAGCGGTAATATTGCGAG CCTCTCCATGCCTAAGATGATCGACACAAACATGACATTAGAAGTAAACGC CGTCAATCTACCCAGTCTGCGCCGGGCTTCTGACGGCATATACATCTACTCCGACATGGCCCTTGACTGCGATGCaatagaagaagaaatatttCGTAACGTAAGCATATCTAACGGCTCGAAGACCTGCTCTGCCAAAGAGGCAGAACCAGAATCACATGGTCTCAGCACTGGAGACAAGGCTGGTATTGGTATTGGAAGCGGGTTTGCCGGCATAATAATTTTCGTCCTTATACCGCTTTATATCCGCCATCggaaaaaggagaaagaacgTCTTAAGGCTGTTTCTGAGGTTGAACTAATGCCGCCGAGCTATCAGGCTGCTCAACAGGACCGGGCATCTCTGCCTGAGTATTCGCCGGGTGAGCATAGACCTGTCGCCAGTCCACGCGGGACGTGA
- a CDS encoding uncharacterized protein (transcript_id=CADANIAT00008212): MTSLTRDEYTFAWICALPLEMAAARAMLDKIHSPLPKQSADPNAYEVGELNGHYIVIACLPAGVYGTVSAATVVSRMRLTFPRLQYGLMVGIGGGVPGRNNDIRLGDVVVSKPVGKYSGVLQYDYGKAVQGGIFEPTGTLNKPPHAFLTHMGQLEAKQMTEGKAALSKIVREALEKNPEMTEKFAPPEHYTDRLFHSSYHHIPGEDTCERCDVKQLIKRQPRETRSPYVHYGLIASGDQVMKDSETRDRLARQHGILCFEMEAAGLMDELPTLVIRGICDYCDSHKQKQWQSYAALTAAAYAKLLLSIMPVCRTCRTESNASERNLLRHWMVSLERNPRFVGRQDELSQLEKLLTAPDGPKRVAITGLGGVGKTQLALEVAHRIRNQDRECSVFWVPCTSYAMIEQTFMNIAHMLGLHEVKPAEVKERVKLYLSSQRAGKWLLIFDNADDADMWLTTTPALEEILPKSEQGRILFTTRNGELAVELTSSNIIHIPDLDKKTAHDMLDRLVLQKNLLQDPVTTSSFLEQLAYFPLAISQASAYINKKRLRRYNDIQNPVITTWLISFKQIQQQDQLAADYLSFMACLDPRNIPSSLLPNQSTDKQKLDALGLLNAYSFTQCQGTQISMHRLVHIAIRNWLRKNGLFSLWIQRVADHLEKLFPNSSHHNRGLWRGYLPHALALVHENEFILQLGQYTELFERISGCLTRDGRYSEAEVLYSKLMTINQEKNSYEHPDTLRSMANLASTYWNQGRWNEAEKLGLQVLETRKAVLGPEHPDTLSSMANLASTYWNQGRWNEAEKLELQVLETSKAGRWNEAEKLGLQVLETRKAVLGPEHPDTLSSMANLASTYWNQGRWNEAEKLGLQVLETRKAVLGPEHPDTLSSMANLASTYWNQGRWNEAEKLELQVLETSKAVLGPEHPDTLTSMANLASTYRNQGRWNDAEKLDVQVLETRKAVLGPEHPDTLTSMANLASTYWNQGRWNEAEKLDVQVLETRKAVLGPEHLHTLSSMANLASTYWNQGRWNEAEKLEVQVLETRKAVLGPEHPDTLSSMHNLAYTYHSMGRNTEASDLMTQCATLRARNIGSTHPDTLSSSDALTEWQKLDHHRSSKPGKGRKLKALGRVLGFK; encoded by the exons ATGACCTCTTTAACGCGCGACGAATACACGTTTGCGTGGATATGCGCCTTGCCGCTGGAGATGGCAGCAGCCCGTGCCATGCTGGATAAAATCCACAGTCCCCTGCCCAAACAATCCGCCGATCCAAATGCCTACGAAGTTGGCGAATTGAACGGTCACTATATTGTCATTGCATGCCTACCAGCCGGCGTATACGGAACAGTCTCTGCTGCAACCGTTGTGTCGCGCATGCGTCTAACGTTTCCCCGGCTTCAATATGGGCTGATGGTTGGAATTGGAGGCGGGGTTCCGGGCAGAAATAATGATATTCGATTAGGCGATGTGGTGGTCAGCAAGCCAGTTGGAAAATATAGCGGAGTATTACAGTATGATTATGGCAAGGCAGTCCAGGGCGGGATATTCGAGCCAACAGGCACCTTGAACAAACCACCACACGCTTTCTTGACCCATATGGGTCAGCTTGAGGCAAAGCAAATGACCGAGGGCAAGGCTGCGCTTTCGAAAATAGTGCGAGAAGCCCTAGAAAAGAACCCTGAAATGACAGAAAAATTCGCGCCCCCAGAACACTACACAGATCGTTTATTCCACTCCTCCTACCATCATATCCCTGGGGAAGACACGTGTGAAAGATGCGATGTTAAACAATTGATTAAACGCCAACCACGTGAAACTAGGTCACCATATGTTCACTACGGACTGATTGCATCTGGGGACCAGGTGATGAAGGACTCAGAAACACGCGACCGTCTAGCTAGACAACATGGGATACTCTGCTTTGAGATGGAGGCAGCAGGCCTTATGGACGAACTACCCACACTTGTAATCCGGGGGATATGCGACTATTGCGATTCCCATAAACAGAAACAATGGCAGAGTTATGCAGCTTTAACAGCAGCTGCCTATGCAAAACTCTTATTATCAATCATGCCTGTTTGCCGAACATGTCGAACAGAATCCAATGCATCGGAGCGCAATCTATTGCGGCACTGGATGGTCTCGCTAGAACGAAATCCAAGATTCGTTGGTCGCCAGGATGAATTGTCACAGTTAGAGAAACTGCTCACAGCACCAGATGGACCTAAGAGGGTTGCAATTACCGGTTTAGGGGGTGTTGGAAAGACGCAATTAGCCTTAGAGGTGGCACATCGCATACGGAACCAAGACAGGGAGTGCTCGGTTTTCTGGGTCCCCTGTACTAGCTATGCAATGATTGAGCAGACATTCATGAATATTGCACATATGCTTGGACTTCATGAAGTGAAACCAGCAGAGGTGAAAGAACGGGTTAAGCTGTACCTGAGCTCTCAGCGGGCAGGAAAGTGGCTGCTAATTTTTGATAACGCGGATGATGCAGATATGTGGTTAACAACTACCCCAGCCCTTGAAGAGATCCTTCCCAAGAGCGAACAGGGCCGCATTCTCTTCACCACCCGCAATGGGGAACTTGCGGTGGAGCTCACGTCATCAAATATTATTCATATCCCAGATCTGGACAAGAAAACAGCTCATGATATGCTGGACAGGCTAGTATTACAAAAGAACCTGCTCCAGGACCCTGTCACCACAAGTTCTTTCCTGGAACAGCTGGCATACTTCCCATTGGCAATTTCTCAGGCATCAGCATACATCAATAAAAAGCGTCTAA GACGATATAACGATATTCAGAACCCTGTCATTACTACCTGGTTAATATCATTCAAACAAATTCAGCAGCAAGATCAGTTAGCAGCAGACTATCTATCTTTCATGGCCTGCCTCGACCCACGAAACATCCCCTCATCACTTCTGCCTAACCAATCAACTGATAAACAGAAACTTGACGCCTTAGGCCTTCTAAATGCGTACTCATTTACTCAATGCCAGGGCACACAAATAAGCATGCACAGGCTTGTGCATATTGCGATACGGAACTGGCTGAGAAAGAATGGGCTTTTCAGCCTCTGGATCCAGAGGGTGGCTGATCACCTGGAGAAACTCTTTCCGAACAGTAGCCATCATAACCGGGGGCTGTGGCGAGGATACCTCCCCCATGCATTAGCACTTGTGCATGAAAATGAGTTTATTCTACAACTAGGACAGTATACAGAATTGTTTGAGAGAATATCAGGTTGCCTTACAAGAGATGGAAGGTATTCCGAGGCAGAGGTACTATACAGCAAGCTCATGACGATAAACCAGGAGAAAAATAGCTATGAGCACCCGGACACTCTCAGAAGCATGGCAaatctggcatcaacctactggaatcagggccgatggaacgaagctgagaagttGGGGTTGCAGGTCctggagacaaggaaggcagtactgggtcctgagcatccagatactctcagcagcatggcaaatctggcatcaacctactggaatcagggccgatggaacgaagctgagaagttggagttgcaggtcctggagacaagcaaggca ggccgatggaacgaagctgagaagttGGGGTTGCAGGTCctggagacaaggaaggcagtactgggtcctgagcatccagatactctcagcagcatggcaaatctggcatcaacctactggaatcagggccgatggaacgaagctgagaagttGGGGTTGCAGGTCctggagacaaggaaggcagtactgggtcctgagcatccagatactctcagcagcatggcaaatctggcatcaacctactggaatcagggccgatggaacgaagctgagaagttggagttgcaggtcctggagacaagcaaggcagtactgggtcctgagcatccagataccctgaccagcatggcaaatctggcatcaacctaccgGAATCAGGGCCGATGGAATGATGCTGAGAAGCTTGATGTGCAGGTCctggagacaaggaaggcagtactgggtcctgagcatccagataccctgaccagcatggcaaatctggcatcaacctactggaatcagggccgatggaacgaagctgagaagcttgATGTGCAGGTCctggagacaaggaaggcagTACTGGGTCCTGAGCATCTACATACTCTCAGCAGCATGGCAaatctggcatcaacctactggaatcagggccgatggaacgaagctgagaagttggaggtgcaggtcctggagacaaggaaggcagTACTGGGTCCTGAGCATCCAGATACTCTCAGCAGCATGCATAATCTTGCCTATACATACCATTCGATGGGTAGAAACACTGAAGCCTCAGATTTAATGACACAGTGCGCTACGCTTCGTGCCAGAAATATAGGCTCTACCCACCCTGATACATTGTCTTCCAGCGATGCTCTTACGGAATGGCAAAAGCTGGACCATCATAGATCATCAAAGCCAGGCAAAGGCCGAAAACTAAAGGCCTTGGGGCGTGTTCTCGGTTTTAAGTAG
- a CDS encoding uncharacterized protein (transcript_id=CADANIAT00008213): protein MPILLPLGILAALTYLPRWSMMGDPIHIDLLDLFPNHGRHGYNPFFSSAVLATWPWLATGDVVDTPLVIAKKAQLWVN from the exons ATGCCCATCCTTCTGCCTCTCGGCATCCTGGCGGCACTTACCTACTTGCCACGATGGAGCATGATGGGTGACCCAATCCATATTGACTTGCTAGAT CTCTTCCCCAATCATGGAAGGCATGGTTATAAtccctttttctcctccgcagtgCTCGCTACATGGCCGTGG CTTGCAACGGGTGACGTTGTTGACACCCCTCTAGTGATCGCC AAAAAAGCTCAGTTGTGGGTAAACTAG
- a CDS encoding uncharacterized protein (transcript_id=CADANIAT00008214), whose translation MSLDYGKKELQMGGSMNGGIASGEVFEHGTTKRGLKPRHSQMIALGGCVGTGLFVGTGASLALGGPAFLLGSFVLMSIVVYMIVTAIVEIAAYLPVAGASMSYYGTRYVSRSLGFAMGWLYVYSLGILVPYEVTAGALVIDYWDSPVNVGVWITVFIVVIVALNLLPVEYYGEAEFWFASIKVFTIIGLLILSFILFWGGGPNQSGILGFHYWEDPGATKTWLAEGATGRFIAFVGTLVLCAFPFTFSPELLISTSGEMQNPRKDLKKAANRFLLRLVVFYVGAALAMSVISPSNDEALSNGGNNAKSSPFVVGIRHAGIRGLSSVVNASILTMAWSAGNAYLYMSSRALYALAISGQAPKVFLRCTKGGVPYAAVLACGLFGFLAYLNCGNSSSTVFTWFVTITNTSGFVSWICCCIVYLRFRAACKRQGVHELPYRSWLQPYGAWFGLVFFIVLALINGFNVFFPGQLTASSFLTAYIGLPAFAIIYAGHKLLLGRSDPWYLNAGEIDISDGLDIEY comes from the exons ATGTCATTAGACTACGGCAAAAAGGAACTGCAGATGGGTGGGAGCATGAACGGCGGAATTGCTTCTGGGGAAGTATTCGAACATGGGACAACAAAGCGAGGACTGAAACCGCGTCACTCGCAAATGATCGCTCTAGGAGGCTGTGTCG GAACCGGTCTCTTCGTTGGCACGGGGGCGTCGTTGGCTTTGGGTGGACCAGCCTTTCTACTCGGCTCTTTCGTCCTAATGAGTATCGTTGTGTATATGATCGTCACGGCCATCGTCGAGATTGCCGCGTATCTTCCAGTTGCTGGAGCGTCAATGTCGTACTACGGCACGCGATACGTCTCCCGGAGCCTGGGGTTCGCGATGGGATGGTTGTATGTTTATTCATTGGGCATCTTGGTGCCGTACGAGGTTACGGCCGGTGCTTTGGTAATCGATTATTGGGACAG TCCGGTTAATGTTGGAGTCTGGATCACCGTTTTCATCGTGGTCATTGTCGCTCTAAACTTGCTGCCAGTGGAGTACTACGGAGAGGCCGAGTTCTGGTTTGCATCCATCAAGGTCTTCACAATCATTGGGTTGTTGATTCTCTCGTTCATACTCTTCTGGGGAGGCGGTCCAAATCAGTCGGGCATTCTTGGTTTTCACTACTGGGAGGATCCAGGGGCTACCAAAACGTGGCTGGCCGAGGGAGCAACAGGGAGGTTCATCGCCTTCGTCGGAACCCTAGTCCTCTGTGCATTTCCCTTCACCTTCAGCCCTGAACTTCTCATTTCCACGAGCGGTGAGATGCAAAACCCTCGAAAAGACCTCAAGAAAGCAGCCAATCGCTTCCTACTTAGACTGGTCGTCTTCTACGTAGGCGCGGCATTAGCGATGAGTGTCATCAGTCCGTCGAACGATGAAGCCCTTTCTAACGGAGGCAACAACGCAAAGTCCTCCCCGTTTGTCGTTGGGATCAGGCATGCCGGTATCCGTGGTTTGAGCAGCGTGGTCAATGCGTCAATTCTTACAATGGCGTGGTCTGCTGGCAATGCGTACCTCTATATGAGCTCTCGCGCTCTATATGCACTAGCGATTTCCGGTCAAGCACCTAAAGTCTTTCTGCGCTGTACTAAAGGCGGAGTTCCTTATGCAGCAGTGCTCGCATGTGGCTTGTTTGGCTTTCTAGCTTACCTGAACTGCGGTAATAGCAGTTCTACTGTATTCACTTGGTTTGTCACCATCACTAACACCTCCGGATTCGTCTCCTGGATTTGTTGCTGTATCGTGTACCTGCGTTTTCGAGCGGCCTGCAAGCGTCAAGGTGTGCATGAACTGCCGTATCGCAGTTGGCTGCAGCCATACGGCGCATGGTttggcctcgtcttctttaTTGTCCTAGCACTGATCAACGGCTTCAACGTCTTCTTTCCTGGCCAGCTTACAGCGTCAAGCTTCTTAACTGCTTATATTGGCTTACCCGCATTTGCTATCATTTATGCCGGTCACAAACTACTCCTAGGGCGCTCTGATCCGTGGTACCTCAATGCTGGCGAGATCGATATTTCCGATGGGCTGGATATTGAGTATTGA